A stretch of DNA from Anaerolineae bacterium:
CTCACCCCCTGTGACACAAGCTTGGTGACCCTTGAGGAAAACTGAGGAGATAGTCTGACAGACCGTGTATGGTTGTATCATAACATGATGCCGGGCGGAGGCAAATAGCCGGCGGAGGTTTCGCTGTTGCACGGCCCTGCTGAGGCCAGGCGAGACGGATCGCGCCGGTGACCACGTCATCGGCGGTAACGCGGTCACCACGCGCGATCCGTTGATTTGGCCTGCGGTATGAGGATCGTTACCGGATTGCAGGCAAGACGCCTTGGCCATAGCCATTCTCTTGCGAGCCAGCCCTGCCGGCGATTATAGCGTTTCCAGGTACCGTTCCCGCTCCCACTCGCTCACATGAGTGCGGTATTCGTCCCACTCCAGGAGTTTAGCCCGGAGAAAAGCCGCATAGATATGCTCGCCCAGAGCTTCCCGGATCAGCGGATCGCTCTCCATGGCGTCGAGTGCTTCCTTGAGGCTGCCGGGCAGGACAGCGACACCATTGGCCAGGCGTTCTTCGTCGCCCCACTCGTAGACATCGTCGGTGACCGGGGCAGGCGGCTTCATGCCTTTTTCGATGCCATCCAGGCCCGCAGCCAGCATGACCGCGAACGCCAGGTATGGATTCGCGCTGGGATCAGGGAAGCGCAGCTCAACCCGCGTCGCCTGCTCGTAGCCGGGGCTGTAGCGGGGCACGCGGATCAGGGCGGAACGGTTGCGCTGCGCCCAGCAGATGTAGACCGGCGCCTCATAACCCGGAGTCAGACGTTTGTAGCTGTTGACGGTTGGCGCCACGATCGCAGCCAGGGCGCGGGCATGAACCAGCTGGCCAGCTACGAAGGACTGGGCCAGCGCGGAGAGCTTGAAGACAGGGCTGTCTCCGTCGAAGAAAGCGTTCACGCCGGTGGTCGTGTTGACCAGACTCTGATGGCAGTGCATGCCGCTGCCGTTGATCCCGAAGATCGGCTTGGGCATGAACGTGGCAAACAGGCCGTACTTGGCGGCAATGCCTTTCACGGTGTACTTGAAGGTGATGGCGTTGTCCGCCGTATGCAGGGCGTTGGCATAGCGGAAGTCGATCTCGTGCTGGCCAATGGCAACTTCGTGATGTTCTGCTTCAACATCGATCTTGAGCGCCTGCAGGGCGGAGACGATATCAGCACGGACGCGCTGGGCCTCGTCATTCGGGGAGAAGTCAAAGTAACCGCCTACGTCATGGGGCAGGGCGTGGTGCAAGTCGCCGTTCTTGCGGAACAGGAAGAACTCCAGTTCCGGGCCGACATTATAAGTGTAACCCAGCGCCTCGGCCCTGGCGACCTGGCGCTTGAGGGCGTAGCGCGGATCGCCTTCGAATGGCTCGCCATCCGGCCCGTAGACATCGCAGATGATCCTGGCGCGCAGCGGCAACGTGTCGCCGGTCCAGGGTAGCACCCGGTAGGTGCGGCTATCCGGCCGCAGGAACATATCGGATTCCTGGATGCGGGCAAAGCCTTGGATGGAGGAACCGTCAAACCACACGCCGCGGGTCAGGGCATCTTCCAGCTGGTTCGCGGGGATGGTCACGCTCTTGGTCGCGCCCAGGATATCCGTGAACTGGAGATCGATGAACCTGACGTGCCTGTCCTGCACATCCTGTAAAACGGCTTTGGCCTTTTCGTCCACAGCGTTGCTCCTTGTGCCGGAGTGTGAAATGGGGAAACGGCAGACCATGTCTGGATGGCTGCACTTTTCTTACTTTATTCCTGAATAACGCTGGATCACAACGTGTATCCTGACCCATCCCGTTTGTGGCAATAGCACAAACCCGCCCCGGCAGGATGGGGTTACAGGGCGGAGGCCGCTGCGAATTCGGCCAGCGCCTGAGCGCTGTTCAGGGTAACACGGGCAGCATCACGGCTGATGCGCCGGATCAGGCCGCTGAGCACATCTTTGGAGCCTACCTCAACAAAACGGTTGACTCCGTTAGCCAGCAAATAGGCCATGCTTTCGGTCCAACGTACAGGCGACGTCAGCTGTGCACCCAGCTCCTGCCGGATGGCAGCAATGTCAGTGAGCGGGGCAGCGCTGATATTGCCGATCACCGGCACGATGGGCTCACGGAGCGGCGTTGCCTCGACGGCGGCGCGGAATTCAGCGGCCACTGAAGCCATCAGCGGCGAATGGGAAGCGATGCTGACTTCGAGGCGAACGACCCGTTTGGCCCCGGCGGCGGTGGCCAGCGCCATGCCACGCTCCAGGGCAGCAATGTCTCCGGAAATCACCACCTGGCCGGGGCAGTTGTCGTTGGCCAGCACAAGCGGCTGGCCGGTCTCTTGGCTGGCCCTGGCGCAGACAGCCCGCACTTCTTCCGCTTCAAGGCCGAGGATAGCCGCCATAGCGCCGGGCTGGCGTTCTCCTGCCAGCTTCATGAGCCGTCCGCGTTCCCGGACGAGGCGCAATCCATCGGCGAAGGAAAGCGCTCCGGCGGCCGCCAGCGCTGTGATTTCGCCCAGGCTATGCCCGGCTACGGCAGCCGGTCGGACCGGCCCGATGGCAGCTTCCAGCGCACGCAGGGTAGCCATGCTCGTGATGTACAGCGCGGGCTGGGTGTTATACGTATCGTTCAGGGCCTCGGCGGGACCTTCCCAGCACAGACGGGAGAAGTGTTCGTCCAGGATGTCATCCGCCTGTTCAAAAATCTCACGTGCGGCAGGATACGCTTGCGCCAGATCAGCGCCCATGCCAACTTCCTGCGATCCCTGACCGGGGAAGAGCAGGGCGGTGTTTGTCCAGTTGTTCATCGGGTTGGATTCTCCTCTGCTTGGGCAGCCCTGAAATCAGGCTGATATTTCACTGCTGCCTATAACCCCGGCGCAGGGCGCTGGTTTTGCACTGGCAGCTTCAGGAGGGATGGCCGGTGGGCCGGCTTTGAGCGCGGCCAAAACGCAAAAAGCCGTGCGGGGAATGCCGGGCACGGCCTGCGTGTCAAACCACATGATAGGGAGGAGCCTAGGCTTCTTCGACCTCAATGATCTGCTTGCCCCGGTAGGTGCCGCAATGCGGGCATACCTGGTGGGCGGGCTTGTATTCGTTGCACTTCTCGCAACGAACCAGATGCCGCAGGCTCAGCGCGTCATGCGCGCGGCGACGGTCGCGGCGGCTCCGGGAATGTTTTCTCTTAGGCAGGGGGCCCATGATCGTACTCCAGTATCGCCGGTGAGCGTGATTTCATTCGAAAATAACGCCCAGCAGGGCTGCGCCGGGCGAGCATGTTCGGGATTATAGGCGCGGGGTTGGCCGGTGTCAAGGCAGCGTTTGGCCGCGCCACGGCTGTTGCAAAGTCCCAAGACAAAAAGGCCTTTCCTGGTTAAGGTAGTGTTGTGCGCCACGAACCCTGCACCAGGAAAGGTCAACATGGACTATGCCATAGCCGGAAGCGGACAGATAGAGGCACTTTGCGGGGAGGTAGGGGGGCTCTATGAGCGACTGAAGGGGTTAAAGGATCGGCGAGACCGGCGCGGGGTACGCTATCCGTTGGCAGCGGTGCTGATGATCATGGTGTCAGCCAGGCTTTCGGGAGAAGATGAAGCGCGGGGGATAGCGGAGTGGGCGAAGTGGCGGGCCAAGCCCCTGGCCAAGGCGCTGGGGC
This window harbors:
- the glnA gene encoding type I glutamate--ammonia ligase, translating into MVCRFPISHSGTRSNAVDEKAKAVLQDVQDRHVRFIDLQFTDILGATKSVTIPANQLEDALTRGVWFDGSSIQGFARIQESDMFLRPDSRTYRVLPWTGDTLPLRARIICDVYGPDGEPFEGDPRYALKRQVARAEALGYTYNVGPELEFFLFRKNGDLHHALPHDVGGYFDFSPNDEAQRVRADIVSALQALKIDVEAEHHEVAIGQHEIDFRYANALHTADNAITFKYTVKGIAAKYGLFATFMPKPIFGINGSGMHCHQSLVNTTTGVNAFFDGDSPVFKLSALAQSFVAGQLVHARALAAIVAPTVNSYKRLTPGYEAPVYICWAQRNRSALIRVPRYSPGYEQATRVELRFPDPSANPYLAFAVMLAAGLDGIEKGMKPPAPVTDDVYEWGDEERLANGVAVLPGSLKEALDAMESDPLIREALGEHIYAAFLRAKLLEWDEYRTHVSEWERERYLETL
- the fabD gene encoding ACP S-malonyltransferase, with protein sequence MNNWTNTALLFPGQGSQEVGMGADLAQAYPAAREIFEQADDILDEHFSRLCWEGPAEALNDTYNTQPALYITSMATLRALEAAIGPVRPAAVAGHSLGEITALAAAGALSFADGLRLVRERGRLMKLAGERQPGAMAAILGLEAEEVRAVCARASQETGQPLVLANDNCPGQVVISGDIAALERGMALATAAGAKRVVRLEVSIASHSPLMASVAAEFRAAVEATPLREPIVPVIGNISAAPLTDIAAIRQELGAQLTSPVRWTESMAYLLANGVNRFVEVGSKDVLSGLIRRISRDAARVTLNSAQALAEFAAASAL
- the rpmF gene encoding 50S ribosomal protein L32: MGPLPKRKHSRSRRDRRRAHDALSLRHLVRCEKCNEYKPAHQVCPHCGTYRGKQIIEVEEA
- a CDS encoding transposase family protein; translation: MDYAIAGSGQIEALCGEVGGLYERLKGLKDRRDRRGVRYPLAAVLMIMVSARLSGEDEARGIAEWAKWRAKPLAKALG